One genomic segment of Devosia sp. includes these proteins:
- a CDS encoding TRAM domain-containing protein has translation MSTTVRIESLGHKGEGVAIVDGKRIFVPFVLPGELVTIEIEGERARLLSILEPSPQRIEPICRHFGTCGGCQLQHLDRESYVAFKRRLVEQPLRQAGIEAPIERFVIAHGEGRRRATLHARRDQAGYMQLRSHDLLDLDACPILVPALGRAPDLARAIGAAIGPCDIGFTATMTGMDVTVRSSQRRVKEAGLIPLGNRFGVARLAYNGEMLFQAQAPMVKMGPAQVELPIGSFLQATAEAETVLGDYVLTAVGKARKVADLFCGIGPFALRLAANATVLAADSDRAGIAALDKAARHARGLKAITAKARDLFRDPLTRFELDFDAVVLDPPRAGAEAQVREIAASRLSHVVMVACDPRSFARDAAQLVQAGFMLDQLLVVDQFAWSSHVEMAATFRR, from the coding sequence ATGTCGACCACAGTCAGGATTGAAAGCCTCGGCCACAAGGGCGAAGGCGTTGCCATCGTCGATGGCAAGCGCATCTTCGTGCCCTTCGTGCTGCCCGGGGAACTGGTCACGATTGAGATCGAGGGTGAGCGCGCCCGCCTGCTCTCGATCCTCGAGCCGTCCCCGCAGCGTATCGAGCCGATCTGCCGGCATTTCGGCACATGCGGCGGGTGCCAGTTGCAGCATCTCGACCGGGAGAGCTATGTCGCCTTCAAGCGCCGTCTCGTGGAGCAACCCTTGCGGCAGGCCGGGATAGAGGCTCCGATCGAGCGCTTTGTCATCGCCCATGGCGAGGGGCGGCGGCGGGCCACGCTGCACGCCCGGCGCGACCAGGCCGGCTATATGCAATTGCGCAGCCACGATCTGCTGGACCTCGATGCCTGCCCGATCCTGGTGCCGGCGCTGGGGCGCGCGCCCGACCTGGCCCGCGCCATCGGCGCTGCGATCGGCCCCTGCGATATCGGCTTCACCGCCACGATGACCGGCATGGATGTGACCGTCCGCAGCAGTCAGCGGCGCGTGAAGGAAGCCGGTCTTATTCCCCTCGGCAACCGGTTCGGGGTGGCGCGGCTGGCCTACAATGGGGAGATGCTGTTCCAGGCCCAGGCGCCCATGGTGAAGATGGGTCCGGCCCAGGTGGAACTGCCCATCGGCAGTTTCCTGCAGGCCACGGCCGAGGCCGAAACGGTCCTCGGCGATTATGTGCTGACTGCGGTCGGCAAAGCCAGGAAGGTGGCCGACCTCTTCTGCGGCATTGGCCCGTTTGCCCTGCGCCTGGCTGCAAACGCCACGGTTCTGGCCGCCGATAGCGACCGGGCCGGTATCGCCGCACTCGACAAGGCGGCCCGCCATGCTCGCGGGCTCAAGGCCATCACGGCCAAGGCCCGTGACCTTTTCCGGGATCCCCTGACCCGGTTCGAGCTCGACTTCGACGCCGTTGTGCTCGATCCGCCGCGCGCTGGTGCCGAGGCGCAGGTGCGCGAGATTGCCGCCTCGAGGCTTAGCCACGTGGTCATGGTTGCCTGCGACCCGCGCAGCTTCGCCCGCGATGCGGCTCAACTCGTTCAGGCTGGGTTCATGCTGGACCAATTATTGGTCGTGGATCAGTTCGCCTGGTCCAGTCATGTCGAAATGGCTGCGACCTTTCGGCGCTGA
- a CDS encoding folylpolyglutamate synthase/dihydrofolate synthase family protein codes for MSRTDAILARLSRLHPKLIDLSLDRMLPLLEKLGNPQDHLPPVIHVAGTNAKGSTIAYLRAFLEAAGKSVHVYNSPHLVRFNERIRLAGKYVGTRRLNAALEAVEARNNGEPITFFEVTTVTAFQLFAETKADFLLLETGMGGTYDTTNVVKHPLGTIITPIDYDHQGFLGNTLGEIAGNKAGILKRGARAVMGLQQDEARKVLERAAHRLDIRPVWQGEDFHGNEQDGRLVFSDEAGLVDLPPPALPGPHQFDNAALAIAACRHFDLPVDDRALAQGLRTVTWPARMQPIREGKLRALLQPGHELWLDGGHNVHGAAALARTVAAMPEKPLVLIMGMMNTRAPEDFLAVFRDLHPAAVLTLTIPGEANAHPAEDIAARGRAAGFPARAARSLTAALKAAAEYQDARILICGSLYLAGDVLARNGTQPV; via the coding sequence ATGTCCCGCACTGACGCCATTCTCGCTCGCCTCTCGCGCCTCCATCCCAAGCTGATCGATCTCAGCCTCGATCGCATGCTGCCGCTGCTCGAAAAGCTGGGCAATCCGCAGGACCACCTGCCGCCCGTGATCCATGTGGCCGGCACCAACGCCAAGGGCTCGACCATTGCCTATCTCCGCGCCTTTCTCGAAGCCGCGGGCAAGAGCGTTCATGTCTATAACTCCCCCCATCTCGTGCGCTTCAACGAGCGCATCCGGCTGGCGGGAAAATATGTCGGCACGCGCAGGCTCAATGCGGCGCTGGAGGCGGTTGAGGCCAGAAACAATGGCGAGCCGATCACCTTTTTCGAGGTGACAACCGTGACCGCGTTTCAGCTGTTCGCGGAAACGAAAGCCGATTTCCTGCTGCTCGAAACCGGCATGGGCGGCACCTATGACACGACTAATGTGGTCAAGCACCCGCTCGGCACCATCATCACGCCCATCGACTATGATCACCAGGGTTTTCTGGGCAATACGCTGGGCGAAATTGCCGGCAACAAGGCGGGCATTCTCAAGCGTGGCGCCAGGGCGGTAATGGGCCTGCAGCAGGACGAGGCACGCAAGGTGCTGGAGCGTGCCGCCCATCGCCTCGACATCCGGCCGGTCTGGCAGGGTGAGGATTTCCACGGCAACGAGCAGGACGGGCGCCTGGTCTTTTCCGATGAGGCGGGTCTGGTCGATCTGCCGCCGCCCGCCCTGCCCGGCCCACACCAGTTCGACAATGCAGCGCTCGCCATTGCCGCCTGCCGCCATTTCGATCTGCCGGTCGATGATCGCGCGCTGGCACAGGGCCTGCGCACCGTCACCTGGCCGGCCCGCATGCAGCCGATCCGTGAGGGCAAGTTGCGCGCCTTGCTGCAGCCGGGCCATGAGCTCTGGCTCGATGGCGGGCACAATGTGCATGGCGCGGCGGCCCTGGCGCGTACTGTCGCCGCCATGCCGGAAAAGCCGCTGGTGCTGATCATGGGCATGATGAACACCCGGGCACCTGAGGATTTCCTCGCCGTGTTCCGCGACCTGCATCCGGCGGCCGTCCTGACGCTGACCATTCCCGGGGAAGCCAATGCGCACCCAGCCGAGGACATTGCCGCCCGCGGCCGTGCCGCCGGCTTCCCGGCTCGCGCCGCGCGATCGCTGACCGCAGCGCTCAAGGCCGCGGCGGAATATCAGGATGCGCGTATCCTCATCTGTGGGTCACTCTATCTCGCTGGCGATGTACTGGCCCGCAATGGCACCCAACCAGTCTAG
- the pheT gene encoding phenylalanine--tRNA ligase subunit beta: MKFTLDWLKEHLDTTASVDEIGKALTMIGLEVEDIASQGARLDKFVVAHVVEAKPHPNSDHLNICKVDAGTGALIDVVCGAPNCRTGLKSVFAAPGTYIPGKDFELKAGVVIRGAPSNGMLCSAAELELSNDHDGIIELPADAPIGEKYVDYAGINGVVFDISITPNRGDATGVYGVARDLAAFGLGALKATDMSAVPSKGPSPIAPLPHQFSAGEPKAIRKFAGRYIANVKNGPSPDWLQQRLRAVGLRPINTVVDITNLVSLGWGRPLHAYDADKVEGQMVLRNARGEAFDALDNKVYTLDETMTVIADDRGPLCLGGIMGGIRSGVTEDTTNVFMECASWDPDLIAQSGRKTGIVSDARYRLERSVDPALTEPGMELATRLVLELCGGEAMEPAVSGDDVFPGTIVDFPLAEVRRLTGLDIGSDEIEAILSRLGFVVDGSGDVRSVKVPSWRPDVTMKADLVEEVMRMVGVDNVPVEPLTRLNHVAPRMLTTIQNRRRLSRRALAARGMDEAVTWSFISHEEATRFGGGTEDRQLANAIASDMTDMRPSLLPGLLAGARRNGNRGYADVALFEVGQVFLSDRPEGQHTYASGIRTGTAGPDGAGRHWSGKAAPVGVWDAKADLAAVLDALGVDIEKVQVLPEAASWSHPGRGGRVVLGPKVTLGWFGELHPALVADLDLDGPVCAFEIDLDALPEGRKKATRTKPALALSPFQPVSRDFAFVMDRSVTAAAVLKAARGADKALIADVGIFDVFEGSHVGEGKKSVGIEVTLQPRDRTLTDEEIDKVSAAVVAAVTKTTGGELRK; the protein is encoded by the coding sequence ATGAAATTCACGCTCGACTGGCTCAAGGAACACCTGGACACGACCGCCTCGGTTGACGAGATCGGCAAGGCGCTGACCATGATCGGCCTTGAGGTCGAAGACATTGCCAGCCAGGGCGCACGTCTCGACAAGTTCGTCGTCGCCCATGTGGTGGAAGCCAAGCCGCATCCCAATTCCGACCATCTCAATATCTGCAAGGTCGATGCGGGCACCGGCGCCTTGATCGACGTGGTCTGCGGCGCGCCAAATTGCCGGACCGGGCTCAAGAGCGTGTTTGCGGCCCCCGGCACCTATATTCCGGGCAAGGATTTCGAACTCAAGGCGGGCGTCGTCATTCGCGGCGCCCCGTCCAATGGCATGTTGTGCTCGGCCGCCGAGCTTGAGCTCTCCAACGACCATGACGGCATTATCGAACTGCCGGCGGATGCGCCGATCGGTGAAAAATACGTCGACTATGCCGGGATCAATGGCGTGGTCTTCGACATTTCCATCACCCCCAATCGGGGCGATGCGACCGGCGTCTATGGCGTGGCGCGCGATCTCGCCGCCTTTGGCCTGGGCGCGCTCAAGGCGACGGACATGTCGGCCGTTCCCTCCAAAGGCCCAAGCCCGATTGCGCCCCTGCCGCACCAGTTCAGCGCTGGCGAGCCCAAGGCGATCCGCAAGTTTGCCGGCCGCTATATCGCCAATGTGAAGAATGGCCCCTCGCCGGATTGGCTGCAGCAGCGGCTGCGGGCCGTAGGCCTGCGGCCCATCAATACGGTCGTTGACATCACCAATCTGGTGTCCCTGGGCTGGGGCCGCCCGCTCCATGCCTATGACGCCGACAAGGTCGAGGGGCAGATGGTGCTGCGCAATGCGCGCGGCGAGGCGTTCGATGCGCTCGATAACAAGGTCTATACGCTCGACGAGACCATGACCGTCATCGCCGATGACAGGGGTCCGCTGTGCCTCGGCGGTATCATGGGCGGCATTCGTTCGGGTGTGACCGAGGACACCACCAATGTCTTCATGGAATGCGCCAGCTGGGATCCCGATCTCATCGCCCAGTCCGGCCGCAAGACCGGCATCGTCTCCGATGCCCGTTATCGCCTCGAACGCTCTGTCGATCCGGCGCTGACCGAGCCGGGCATGGAACTGGCAACGCGCCTGGTGTTGGAGCTGTGCGGCGGCGAGGCGATGGAGCCGGCTGTTTCCGGCGACGACGTTTTTCCCGGCACCATTGTGGACTTCCCGCTGGCGGAAGTGCGCCGGCTGACGGGGCTGGATATCGGCTCAGACGAGATCGAGGCGATCCTCTCCCGCCTCGGCTTTGTCGTGGACGGCAGCGGCGATGTGCGCAGCGTCAAGGTGCCAAGCTGGCGTCCGGACGTGACGATGAAGGCCGATCTCGTCGAGGAAGTGATGCGCATGGTGGGGGTCGACAATGTGCCCGTCGAGCCGCTGACCCGCCTCAACCACGTGGCGCCGCGCATGCTCACCACCATCCAGAACCGCCGCCGTCTGTCGCGCCGGGCCCTCGCAGCGCGGGGCATGGATGAGGCGGTGACCTGGAGCTTCATCAGCCACGAAGAGGCCACCCGTTTTGGTGGCGGCACCGAAGACCGGCAGCTGGCCAATGCCATTGCCTCGGACATGACCGACATGCGGCCCTCGCTGCTGCCGGGCCTGTTGGCCGGCGCCCGGCGCAATGGCAATCGCGGCTATGCCGATGTGGCCCTGTTCGAAGTCGGCCAGGTATTCCTTTCGGACAGGCCCGAAGGCCAGCACACCTATGCGTCCGGCATCCGCACGGGCACGGCGGGACCGGACGGGGCTGGGCGGCACTGGTCCGGCAAGGCGGCGCCGGTTGGCGTCTGGGACGCAAAGGCCGATCTGGCCGCGGTTCTCGACGCACTTGGCGTCGACATCGAAAAGGTCCAGGTCCTGCCCGAAGCTGCCTCCTGGAGCCATCCGGGGCGGGGTGGCCGCGTGGTCCTCGGCCCCAAAGTGACCCTGGGATGGTTCGGCGAACTGCACCCTGCCCTGGTGGCGGATCTAGACCTCGACGGCCCGGTCTGCGCCTTTGAAATCGACCTCGACGCCCTGCCCGAAGGACGCAAGAAGGCCACGCGCACCAAGCCGGCCCTGGCCCTCAGCCCGTTCCAGCCGGTCAGCCGCGACTTTGCCTTTGTCATGGACCGCAGCGTTACCGCTGCCGCCGTGCTCAAGGCCGCCCGCGGCGCCGACAAGGCGCTGATCGCTGATGTCGGCATCTTCGATGTCTTCGAGGGCAGCCATGTCGGCGAGGGCAAGAAGTCCGTGGGCATCGAGGTGACCCTGCAGCCCAGGGACCGGACGCTCACCGACGAGGAAATCGACAAGGTTTCGGCGGCAGTGGTGGCGGCCGTCACCAAGACCACCGGCGGGGAATTGCGGAAGTAG
- a CDS encoding ASCH domain-containing protein, producing MSSGRDSKDQIRFSFGDSPELADRLLALVLAGDKTATCGALRDYEAGGEPMPRVGRRDVVLNGAGEEACVIETLSVETKRFDQIEPGFTDREGEGPYAEWRAGHEAYFARNGGFSLDMDVVCETFRLVTVLPAGRDLYAKVSRPIFIVTDIEADGPTPLHHSMLSFASVAIEANGTRHGEFEAVLKPKAGRSQHPMTMAWWQTQPEAWRAANEGAEDPGVVMPRFADWVESLPGPKVFVAAPMIFDGLWMDHYLDEFANTRALSGPFGGRQIFRGGGICLYTMAGTLRGAPYMDWGMSKLPAEFFGHIPHTHKAIDDARGFANTLVELFKLSAALPTITGSKSDYR from the coding sequence GTGTCGTCAGGTCGGGACAGCAAGGATCAGATCCGCTTCAGCTTCGGGGATTCCCCGGAGCTGGCCGATCGTCTGCTCGCGCTGGTGCTGGCGGGCGACAAGACGGCGACCTGCGGGGCCTTGCGCGATTATGAAGCCGGTGGGGAGCCCATGCCCAGGGTTGGCCGCCGTGACGTGGTGCTCAATGGCGCGGGCGAGGAAGCCTGTGTGATCGAGACGCTGTCTGTTGAGACAAAGCGATTTGACCAGATCGAGCCCGGCTTCACCGATCGCGAAGGCGAAGGGCCCTATGCCGAGTGGCGGGCGGGCCATGAAGCCTATTTCGCCCGCAATGGCGGTTTTTCGTTGGACATGGACGTGGTCTGCGAAACCTTTCGGCTCGTGACCGTGCTACCGGCCGGCCGCGACCTTTATGCAAAAGTCAGCCGCCCCATATTCATCGTCACCGATATCGAGGCCGATGGCCCGACGCCGCTGCACCATTCCATGCTGAGCTTTGCCTCGGTGGCCATCGAGGCCAATGGCACGCGCCACGGCGAGTTCGAGGCGGTGTTGAAGCCCAAGGCCGGTCGCAGCCAGCATCCCATGACCATGGCCTGGTGGCAGACCCAGCCCGAAGCCTGGCGCGCCGCCAATGAGGGCGCCGAGGACCCCGGCGTGGTCATGCCCCGCTTTGCCGATTGGGTGGAGAGCCTGCCGGGGCCAAAAGTCTTTGTCGCCGCGCCGATGATTTTCGACGGCTTGTGGATGGACCACTATCTGGACGAGTTCGCCAATACGCGGGCCCTGTCCGGCCCGTTCGGCGGCCGGCAGATTTTTCGCGGCGGCGGCATCTGCCTTTACACCATGGCCGGAACCCTGCGCGGCGCGCCCTATATGGATTGGGGCATGAGCAAGCTGCCGGCCGAGTTCTTCGGCCATATCCCGCACACTCACAAGGCCATCGACGACGCGCGCGGCTTTGCCAATACGCTTGTCGAACTGTTCAAACTCTCTGCCGCGCTGCCGACCATTACCGGCAGCAAAAGCGACTATCGTTAA
- the pheS gene encoding phenylalanine--tRNA ligase subunit alpha, which yields MSLETQIETLRAELSAAIAAADTEAALDAVRVAALGKKGSVSALLATLGSMAPEDRKSAGPAINGLKSEIAALIEARSAALKADALDARLKAETVDVTLPLRPAPTARGRIHPISQTIDEITAIFSDMGFSIAEGPDIETDYYNFTALNFPEGHPAREMHDTFFMKTGADGVKKVLRTHTSPVQMRVMQKTNEKPAASYLTPAMDPPIRVVMPGRTYRNDSDQTHTPMFHQVEGLVIDKSSHIGQLRWVLEEFLKAFFEVDTVTLRFRPSFFPFTEPSMEVDVQCDRSGSEVKIGEGSDWLEILGCGMVHPNVIANAGLDPDVYQGFAWGMGIDRIAMLKYGMPDLRAFFDADQRWLDHYGFRPLDLPTLFGGLSS from the coding sequence ATGTCCTTGGAAACCCAGATTGAAACCCTGCGCGCCGAACTGAGCGCTGCGATCGCCGCTGCCGACACCGAAGCCGCGCTCGATGCCGTTCGGGTTGCCGCCCTGGGCAAGAAGGGTTCGGTCTCGGCGCTTCTGGCGACGCTGGGCTCGATGGCCCCCGAAGACCGCAAGTCAGCCGGTCCCGCCATCAACGGCCTCAAGAGCGAAATTGCCGCCCTGATCGAGGCCCGCAGTGCTGCGCTCAAGGCCGACGCTCTCGATGCCCGGCTCAAGGCCGAGACAGTCGATGTCACCCTGCCTCTGCGGCCTGCTCCGACCGCGCGCGGCCGCATTCACCCGATCAGCCAGACCATCGACGAAATCACCGCGATCTTTTCCGACATGGGGTTCTCCATCGCCGAAGGGCCCGATATCGAGACCGACTATTACAATTTCACCGCGCTCAATTTCCCCGAGGGACATCCGGCGCGCGAAATGCACGACACCTTCTTCATGAAGACCGGCGCAGACGGGGTGAAGAAGGTTCTGCGCACCCATACCTCGCCGGTGCAGATGCGCGTCATGCAGAAGACCAATGAAAAGCCGGCCGCGTCCTATCTGACGCCCGCGATGGACCCGCCCATCCGGGTGGTCATGCCCGGCCGCACCTATCGCAATGACAGCGATCAGACCCACACGCCGATGTTTCATCAGGTCGAGGGGCTCGTCATCGACAAGTCGAGCCATATCGGCCAGCTCCGCTGGGTGCTTGAGGAATTCCTCAAGGCCTTCTTCGAAGTCGACACTGTCACGCTGCGCTTCCGCCCCAGCTTCTTCCCCTTCACCGAGCCCTCGATGGAAGTCGATGTGCAATGCGATCGCTCGGGCAGCGAGGTCAAGATCGGCGAGGGCAGCGACTGGCTCGAAATCCTTGGCTGCGGCATGGTCCATCCCAATGTCATCGCCAATGCCGGGCTCGATCCGGATGTCTATCAGGGCTTCGCCTGGGGCATGGGCATCGACCGCATCGCCATGCTGAAATACGGCATGCCGGACCTGCGCGCCTTTTTCGACGCCGACCAGCGCTGGCTCGACCATTACGGGTTCCGGCCGCTGGATCTGCCGACGCTGTTCGGGGGGCTCTCCTCCTAA
- the rplT gene encoding 50S ribosomal protein L20: MARVKRGVTAHARHKKVLKAAEGYYGRRKSTIRIAKQAVEKAGQYAYRDRRVKKRNFRALWIQRINAAVRDHGLTYNRFIDGLSKAEVAVDRKVLSDLAITQPEAFAALVAKAKAALAYLEGVDTTTHARVTA; encoded by the coding sequence ATGGCACGCGTAAAACGTGGCGTAACCGCCCACGCTCGTCACAAGAAGGTCTTGAAGGCCGCCGAGGGCTATTATGGCCGTCGTAAATCCACGATCCGTATCGCCAAGCAGGCCGTCGAAAAGGCCGGCCAGTACGCGTACCGCGATCGTCGCGTCAAGAAGCGCAATTTCCGCGCTCTGTGGATCCAGCGCATCAACGCTGCCGTCCGCGACCACGGCCTGACCTATAACCGATTTATCGACGGCCTCAGCAAGGCTGAGGTTGCCGTCGACCGCAAGGTGCTGAGCGATCTCGCGATCACCCAGCCCGAAGCGTTCGCCGCCCTGGTCGCCAAGGCCAAGGCAGCGCTGGCGTATCTGGAAGGCGTGGACACCACCACCCACGCCCGCGTCACCGCTTAA
- the rpmI gene encoding 50S ribosomal protein L35, translated as MPKMKTKSGAKKRFSFTATGKVKAGVAGKRHRLISHNAKYIRTNRGTKILSKGDEGLVKWYMPYNR; from the coding sequence ATGCCCAAGATGAAGACCAAGTCCGGCGCCAAGAAGCGTTTCAGCTTCACCGCCACCGGCAAGGTGAAGGCCGGCGTTGCCGGCAAGCGCCACCGCCTGATCAGCCACAACGCCAAGTACATCCGCACCAACCGCGGCACCAAGATCCTCTCCAAGGGTGATGAGGGTCTGGTGAAGTGGTACATGCCGTACAACCGCTAA
- a CDS encoding dihydrofolate reductase family protein, whose amino-acid sequence MDILKRDGVIWHTAISLDGFAADVDDSLGFMMEDGEDADNPLVDVVMANVGCTLGGRRGYDISQDWDDLPKAYGLDDIPEYVVTRRPFPDDDRYFWADGHDLPGAVAQAKAKAEGRMVVILGPTLGSALLRAGLVDQVFLQVAPVMIGAGVKIFADTGEPPVHLRLVHSSRSGQGLNLVYEPTRR is encoded by the coding sequence ATGGACATATTGAAACGGGACGGCGTCATCTGGCACACGGCCATCAGCCTCGATGGCTTTGCCGCCGATGTGGATGACAGCCTCGGCTTCATGATGGAAGACGGCGAAGACGCCGACAATCCGCTGGTGGATGTCGTCATGGCCAATGTCGGCTGCACCCTGGGCGGGCGGCGCGGCTACGATATTTCGCAAGACTGGGATGATCTGCCCAAGGCCTATGGTCTTGACGACATTCCCGAATATGTCGTCACGCGCAGGCCCTTCCCAGACGATGACAGATATTTCTGGGCCGATGGCCACGATCTGCCGGGCGCGGTGGCACAGGCCAAGGCCAAGGCAGAGGGTAGAATGGTCGTCATCCTCGGGCCGACCTTGGGCTCGGCCTTGTTGCGGGCTGGGCTGGTCGACCAGGTCTTTCTACAGGTGGCCCCGGTGATGATCGGCGCCGGCGTCAAGATATTCGCCGATACCGGGGAGCCGCCAGTGCATCTGAGGCTGGTGCATTCGAGCCGATCGGGCCAGGGCCTCAACCTGGTCTATGAACCGACGCGCCGCTAG
- a CDS encoding glycosyltransferase family A protein → MPSVIAVITPAFKSQDTLSATVRSVLEQTHANWQHWIIADDGFDYAGFLAEQGLNDPRQVFCSSGGVGRGASNARNVALAQLTAPYAAILDADDRLKPQKLEHCVAALGHHGIVTTALDVMTADFTHLRFVGTGPDQALRPGAHKWVNLSMDSMIAWDRRRGDGRYEPAMSNMTDLEFLLQLYSTIPTSQHLGTPLHDYIKRDGSMSNGKDVAAGMIASKTEILRRLETGHYGLSPEDVDGLAGFLRISLAAEAAYGAALAAEPGLLFEDHIEPMLAAARA, encoded by the coding sequence GTGCCGTCCGTCATCGCTGTCATCACTCCCGCCTTCAAATCGCAGGATACTCTGTCGGCAACCGTGCGCAGCGTGCTGGAACAGACCCATGCCAACTGGCAACACTGGATCATTGCCGACGATGGCTTCGATTATGCCGGGTTCCTGGCTGAACAGGGCCTGAACGATCCAAGGCAGGTGTTCTGCTCAAGCGGCGGGGTGGGCCGGGGCGCTTCGAACGCGCGCAATGTTGCCCTTGCGCAATTGACGGCACCCTATGCGGCAATCCTTGATGCCGATGACCGCCTCAAGCCGCAAAAGCTCGAGCATTGCGTGGCGGCCCTCGGCCATCACGGCATCGTCACCACGGCGCTTGACGTGATGACCGCCGATTTCACCCATCTGCGCTTTGTCGGCACCGGGCCAGACCAGGCCCTGCGTCCCGGCGCGCACAAGTGGGTCAATCTCTCTATGGATTCGATGATCGCCTGGGACCGGCGACGGGGCGACGGGCGCTATGAACCGGCCATGAGCAACATGACCGACCTCGAATTCCTGTTGCAGCTCTATTCAACGATCCCCACCAGCCAGCACCTGGGCACGCCCCTGCACGACTACATCAAGCGCGATGGTTCGATGAGCAATGGCAAGGATGTCGCCGCCGGGATGATCGCCAGCAAGACCGAAATCCTGCGCCGGCTGGAGACGGGACATTACGGCCTCAGCCCCGAAGACGTGGACGGGCTTGCCGGATTCCTGCGCATATCCCTCGCGGCCGAAGCCGCCTATGGTGCGGCGCTGGCCGCCGAGCCGGGGCTGCTGTTCGAGGATCATATCGAGCCGATGCTTGCGGCGGCGCGGGCCTGA
- a CDS encoding Hsp20 family protein, with translation MSRISVFSAPFLLGFDSFEERIDRLARSADGYPPYNIERMPGEDGAELFQISIAVAGFSLTELEVMVEDNQLMVRGRQKDDPGRDYLHRGIAARQFQRSFLLADGMEIKGATLGHGMLVVTLERPRATKIARRIDIRSL, from the coding sequence ATGTCGCGTATTTCGGTGTTTTCCGCACCCTTTCTCCTCGGCTTCGACAGCTTCGAGGAGCGCATCGACCGCCTCGCCCGCTCGGCGGATGGCTATCCGCCTTACAATATCGAGCGCATGCCCGGTGAGGACGGCGCCGAGCTTTTCCAGATCTCCATCGCGGTGGCCGGTTTTTCGTTAACCGAGCTGGAAGTGATGGTGGAGGATAATCAGCTGATGGTGCGGGGCCGGCAGAAAGACGATCCCGGTCGGGACTACCTGCATCGCGGCATTGCAGCCCGGCAGTTTCAACGCAGTTTTCTCCTGGCGGACGGCATGGAGATCAAGGGTGCAACTTTAGGGCATGGAATGCTCGTTGTTACTCTTGAGCGCCCCCGCGCAACCAAGATCGCCCGCAGAATAGACATTCGCTCATTGTGA
- a CDS encoding DUF1150 family protein, translated as MMDRRNSDALVDAANPLKSLTRAQFAALGGDAVAYIKSVSGEVLGQFISDAEFDATFQYQLVMSADGTPLMVADTADAVNEWLGDRNIGLATLH; from the coding sequence ATGATGGACAGACGCAATTCGGACGCCCTCGTCGACGCCGCCAATCCCCTCAAATCCCTGACGCGCGCCCAGTTCGCAGCGCTGGGGGGCGATGCAGTCGCCTATATCAAGTCGGTGTCGGGTGAAGTGCTGGGGCAGTTCATCAGCGATGCCGAGTTCGACGCCACGTTTCAGTACCAGCTGGTCATGTCCGCCGATGGCACGCCGCTCATGGTGGCCGACACGGCCGACGCCGTGAACGAGTGGCTCGGTGATCGCAATATCGGGCTGGCGACCCTGCATTGA
- a CDS encoding PTS sugar transporter subunit IIA: MELADILAPRAVLSCTGVTNKRQLFERLADTASGLTDFTSAQILDALTSREELGSTGLGNGIAIPHGKLTGLKGVTAVFARLDQPIDFDAVDDQPVDLVVMLLAPVGAGADHLKALSRVARLLRTEAITEQLRAETDAMRLHEVLTAPVETTYAA, encoded by the coding sequence ATGGAATTAGCCGACATACTGGCGCCACGTGCCGTGCTGTCCTGCACGGGCGTGACCAATAAGCGCCAGCTCTTCGAACGTCTCGCGGACACCGCGTCAGGACTGACCGACTTCACGTCGGCTCAAATCCTGGATGCGCTGACCAGCCGCGAAGAACTTGGCTCGACCGGCCTGGGCAACGGCATCGCCATTCCGCATGGCAAGCTGACGGGCCTCAAGGGGGTCACGGCCGTGTTCGCACGGCTGGACCAGCCCATCGATTTCGACGCAGTGGACGACCAGCCGGTTGACCTCGTGGTCATGCTGCTGGCGCCCGTGGGGGCCGGGGCCGACCACCTCAAGGCCCTGTCGCGCGTCGCGCGGCTGCTGCGCACCGAGGCCATCACCGAGCAATTGCGCGCCGAAACCGATGCAATGCGCCTGCACGAGGTGCTGACTGCGCCGGTGGAAACCACATACGCGGCGTAA